The sequence ATGACGGTTATCTCACACGCAGTGCTAAAGACTCTGATCAGGCTTTAGCAGAGTTCCGAGAAAATAGACCTTCTCTTATTATTCTTGATATTTGGCTCCAAAATTCCAAAATTGATGGTATGGAACTTTTGAAGATCTTCAAAGATGAAGACCCATCAGTGCCAATTCTTATGATTTCAGGCCATGGCACGATCGAGACGGCAGTATCAAGCCTTCATCATGGTGCCTATGATTTTATAGAAAAGCCCTTCCAGTCCGACCGGTTATTGGTAGTTGTTCAGCGTGCCCTCGAAGCTGCACGATTAAAACGTGAAAATGCCGAATTACGAACGCGTGCAGACTCTGAAATGAGCTTAATGGGCCATAGTTCATTAATGGTTAGTGTGCGCAATCAAATCATGAAGGTGGCGCCAACAAATTCGCGTGTTTTAATTACAGGGCCAGCGGGAGCGGGTAAGGAAGTAGCAGCGCGCATGCTGCATGCTCAGTCTAAACGTGTTGATGGGCCATTTGTTGTGCTTAATTGTGCAGCTTTAGCACCAAGTCGTTTTGAAGAAGAATTATTTGGTGTTGAAAAAAATGGTGACCGTCCCACTCGGCAGGGCTTGTTAGAACGTGCTCATCACGGCACCTTATTGCTTGATGAGGTTGCCGACATGCCTCTTGAGACCCAAAGCAAAATTGTTCGGGCGTTACAAATTAGAACATTTGAACGTATAGGCGGCGCCACAAGCGTAAAAGTAGATGTGCGTGTTATCGCGACAACAAACCGTAATTTACAAGAAGAAATTAGAGCAAGGCGTTTTAGAGAAGATCTGTTTTACCGCCTTGCTGTCGTGCCGCTCCATGTTCCTGCACTGAAAGAGAGGCCAGAAGATATACCGGCCTTAGCGAGTTATTTTTTGGAGAAATGTGCACAATCTGCGGGTTTACCCAAGCGTGATCTGTCAGTGGATGCTCTTGCAAGTCTTCAGACTTATGAATGGCCAGGTAATGTGAGAGAATTGCGTAACCTTATGGAACGCATGCTGATTATGGCGCCTAGCAACCCTGCTACGAGTCACGAGCCAATTCGTGCCGATATGCTACCAGAAATGGTGAGCAAAGGCGCACCTTCAATGACCAGACTTAATGCTGAAGCAGATGTAATGAGTTTACCCTTGCGAGAAGCGCGGGATCTTTTCGAAACACAATATCTTCAAGTGCAATTAATGCGTTTTGGGGGCAATATAAGTCGTACTGCAAATTTTGTGGGAATGGAGAGAAGTGCACTTCATCGCAAGCTGAAGCAATTAGGGGTTACGCAAGAAGATCGTCTTGGTGTTCACTCCTCCAACTCTGCTTCTTAGAAACTAAAGTGAGGAATAGGATTTGGTTATGTCGTCACCTATATTAGATTCAGTACAAGATATATTTTTACAGCATCTCATCGCACATGAAGAGCCCGTTACGGTCTTTTTAGTGAATGGCGTTAAGCTACAGGGAATCGTAGTGTTATATGACGCCCATACGCTTTTATTAAGACGCGAAGGGCATGTGCAGCTTGTATATAAAAATGCAATTAGCACTATTATGCCTATCGCAGCCTTAGCTAATTTTATTGTCTCTATAGAAGATAATACAGAGGATCATCTTTGAAGAAACCTGAAGAAACAGCACGACCAGCCACACGTGCCGCCGTTATTCTCCCTTGGGAAAAAAACAAGGCATCGGACTCACCGCGCGCTGCTGACTCTCGCTTAGAAGAAGCGGTCGGTCTGACTGCCTCTATTGGTCTGGATGTTATTTACCAGACAATTTTTCCTTTAAGAGCGCGTCGGCCAGCTACCTTGCTTGGTGTTGGACATCTTGAACATCTTTCAGAAATTGTTCGTTCAGAAGAAATTGGTGTCGTT comes from Aristophania vespae and encodes:
- the ntrX gene encoding nitrogen assimilation response regulator NtrX — its product is MDYEILIIDDEPDIRFLLEGILNDDGYLTRSAKDSDQALAEFRENRPSLIILDIWLQNSKIDGMELLKIFKDEDPSVPILMISGHGTIETAVSSLHHGAYDFIEKPFQSDRLLVVVQRALEAARLKRENAELRTRADSEMSLMGHSSLMVSVRNQIMKVAPTNSRVLITGPAGAGKEVAARMLHAQSKRVDGPFVVLNCAALAPSRFEEELFGVEKNGDRPTRQGLLERAHHGTLLLDEVADMPLETQSKIVRALQIRTFERIGGATSVKVDVRVIATTNRNLQEEIRARRFREDLFYRLAVVPLHVPALKERPEDIPALASYFLEKCAQSAGLPKRDLSVDALASLQTYEWPGNVRELRNLMERMLIMAPSNPATSHEPIRADMLPEMVSKGAPSMTRLNAEADVMSLPLREARDLFETQYLQVQLMRFGGNISRTANFVGMERSALHRKLKQLGVTQEDRLGVHSSNSAS
- the hfq gene encoding RNA chaperone Hfq, yielding MSSPILDSVQDIFLQHLIAHEEPVTVFLVNGVKLQGIVVLYDAHTLLLRREGHVQLVYKNAISTIMPIAALANFIVSIEDNTEDHL